The genomic stretch TGTCATTCTCTGCACCATGTTTACATCGAGGACTTCCTCCGCAAGTTCCGGCAAAAGAATGTCTACAATTTCTGGCTCACGCAATGGGAGTTTAGTTGCAAGAGCTTCGCTCATTGTCTTCACTTTGCCTTCCTTCACAAGTTTTCCAAGCCTTGTCTTTGGAATCCAGTCAACCGTCATACCGCACCTCCATTATCAATTTTCTTTTTTATCTCTTCGACCTGATTGGGATCAAAGTTTTTGAGATGCTTTCCGTGAATCCGATATTCGTCAGGAAGCTTCTCCTCCTGATGTGGGATTTCAATACCTGCATCTAGCAACCCTTTCAAGGCCGCAAACACCCTCGCACCCTTTGTTGGGGAGTGAAAACCAATGTCAAGAACTGCCTCCGATACATTGTTTTTGAGAGCTCTCTTGCCAGCGAGATACCCCGCAAGATAGCTTGCAGGTGTGGTATCTGTGTTTCCCTGAAAACCGAACTTCTTCCTCAACTCAAATCCGCTAGCTGATGCCAGGACCTTGTCACCTTTTAGGTTAAATTCAAAAACCTGAACAATGACATTTTTGTTTGTTTTTCTTACGACTGCTCTTGGCAACTCTGAGCGCAGCATTTTGAGACGGAACCTGTAGTCGGTTTTGCCCTCTCTTTTTCTTCTCATCTGAACCTTATATGTTCGGTGCATAGTATCACTCCTTTAGAATTCCCTGGGCTTTCAATTGCATTCTGAGATGCGCTTTGCTCTTGAATACGCCACCTTTCGCCTGATAATAAAGTTTCCTATAATTTTTTCTGTCAA from Thermoplasmata archaeon encodes the following:
- a CDS encoding 50S ribosomal protein L18, which translates into the protein MHRTYKVQMRRKREGKTDYRFRLKMLRSELPRAVVRKTNKNVIVQVFEFNLKGDKVLASASGFELRKKFGFQGNTDTTPASYLAGYLAGKRALKNNVSEAVLDIGFHSPTKGARVFAALKGLLDAGIEIPHQEEKLPDEYRIHGKHLKNFDPNQVEEIKKKIDNGGAV